The sequence CAGATCTTATTGTGCCGATTCACAAACTCCCATAAGTTTGTATGAAAAGTTAAAAAATCTGCCTTATTCCTTTTTGCTGGAAAGTAAAACCTTTAATAAGCTCTCAAGATATTCATTTTTAGGAGCTTTCCCAAGATTTATAATTTCTACGGATACAGAATCCACAAGAATAATCGCGGATATGGATCTTGAAAATATTGGGATTAAAAACACGTATACTACAGATTCGCTTATAGACGTCTTAGAAAATGTATTCAAAAAACTACCAAAAGTTGACGCAATATGTCCTTTTAGTTCAGGAATAGTCGGTTACATTGGCTATGAATGTGTAAGATTTTATGAAAAATCCCTAAAATTTGATAAACCAGCGATATTTCCTGATGCAATGCTCTTTTTCCCTGGCTTAATCATTGCATTTGATCACTTTACCGATACCATTTATCTTATGAGCCATGCTCTTTATAAATCAGATGAAAAGAGGGCAGAATTTTTTATTAACGAGGGTGAAAAATTTATTCAATCAACAAACAATTTAAATTCAGCGAGTAAAAGCTGTTTACCTAATCAAGATCTTTCGCAAGGTGAAGGTGAAGACAGTAACAGTAATAGCATAAAAAGTCACATAAAAAAAGCAGATTTCGAGAATGCAGTAAGAAGGATTAAAGAGTATATAAGAAATGGCGACACTTTCCAAACAGTTCTTTCCCAAAGACTCTCTTCAAATTTTTTTGGTAACCCCTATGAATTTTATAGAAACTTAAGAAGATTAAACCCATCCCCTTACTTATTTCACATAAAATTAAACGATATTGTAATATCAGGCTCATCGCCCGAGACTTTCCTTACATTAAGAGATGGGAAACTTTTTTCAAGACCCATAGCTGGGACCAGAAAAAGGGGGAAAGATCCTGTTGAGGACAAAAAACTTGCGAAAGAACTCTTATCTGATCCGAAGGAATGCGCAGAGCACGTTATGCTAGTAGACCTAGCAAGAAACGACCTTGGTAGAGTTTGCGTTCCATCATCTGTAAAAGTTGAGGAATTTATGAAAGTTGAAAACTACTCTCATGTAATGCACATCGTTAGCGAGGTTACAGGAATATTAGACAAAAATATAAGCCCCCTAGAAGCGTTCTTCGCTTCATTCCCAGCAGGAACGGTGTCTGGTGCTCCAAAAATTAGAGCAATGGAAATAATAAATTCCATAGAAAGCGAGAGAAGAGGACCATATGCTGGAGCAGTCGGTTATTTTGATTTAAGTTCAAATTTCGATACTTGCATAGCAATAAGAACAGCTTTTTTTAAAGGTAATAAAATTTACTTACAAGCAGGCGCAGGTATAGTTGCAGACTCAGATCCGTCTAGCGAATATCTAGAAACAATTCATAAGGCAAAGGCTCTTTTATCTATTGTAAACAAAGGAAACAACCTATGAGAGAGAGACTTTTGATTGTTGATAACTTTGATTCCTTTACTTACAACTTAGTTCAGGGATTCGCTAAAATTAGAAGAACAAAAAAGGATATGTTAGTATTAAGAGACAATGAACCATTCAAAAAGGTCCTAGAATTCAATCCTGAGAGACTAGTAATATCGCCCGGACCTGGACACCCAAAAGATTGTAATCTTTCTTCAAAAGTATTTGAATATGCAGTAAAAACTAAAAAACCGCTCTTAGGAGTTTGCCTTGGTCACCAATTGATTGGGTACCTTTCTGGAGCTAAGGTTGTCAGAGCAAATAATCTAATGCACGGAAAAACTAGCATGATTAATTTTGTAGATGATCCTATCTTTTCAGGATTAAAAAAACCATTCCAGGCAATGAGATACCATTCGCTG comes from Thermodesulfobium acidiphilum and encodes:
- a CDS encoding anthranilate synthase component II, yielding MRERLLIVDNFDSFTYNLVQGFAKIRRTKKDMLVLRDNEPFKKVLEFNPERLVISPGPGHPKDCNLSSKVFEYAVKTKKPLLGVCLGHQLIGYLSGAKVVRANNLMHGKTSMINFVDDPIFSGLKKPFQAMRYHSLCLDEKSLPKDLTILAKSSDDNIIMALKYKDLPIYGLQFHPESIMTSVGQKILKNFLNLKT
- the trpE gene encoding anthranilate synthase component I, producing the protein MSKLLVRSYCADSQTPISLYEKLKNLPYSFLLESKTFNKLSRYSFLGAFPRFIISTDTESTRIIADMDLENIGIKNTYTTDSLIDVLENVFKKLPKVDAICPFSSGIVGYIGYECVRFYEKSLKFDKPAIFPDAMLFFPGLIIAFDHFTDTIYLMSHALYKSDEKRAEFFINEGEKFIQSTNNLNSASKSCLPNQDLSQGEGEDSNSNSIKSHIKKADFENAVRRIKEYIRNGDTFQTVLSQRLSSNFFGNPYEFYRNLRRLNPSPYLFHIKLNDIVISGSSPETFLTLRDGKLFSRPIAGTRKRGKDPVEDKKLAKELLSDPKECAEHVMLVDLARNDLGRVCVPSSVKVEEFMKVENYSHVMHIVSEVTGILDKNISPLEAFFASFPAGTVSGAPKIRAMEIINSIESERRGPYAGAVGYFDLSSNFDTCIAIRTAFFKGNKIYLQAGAGIVADSDPSSEYLETIHKAKALLSIVNKGNNL